The Trichoderma breve strain T069 chromosome 2, whole genome shotgun sequence DNA segment aaataaaataaaaaataaaacaaaataaaatagcGAAAATAAAATCCACAAGATATGTAAACGCGTATCGTGTTCAGCCAAtgtaattaaaaataaacatAAACGACCCCAGCCTAATGCATGTGGGAAGTCATCCGTGCGTTGTACGAGAACGAAACCGAGAAAAGCGTTTCCAAGAAAAATCACGGGCGTATTGCAATAGATTGGatttgacgacgacggcatAGTGGCTGAGGGGGGGCTTGGCTTTTTCCTTGGCTACATGTAGTATACGCACGTCTCTGGCGATGCAATCGGCAGGGGTTGGGGGGAGGGATTACCATGACGTGTCGGCGATTTGGGGCCTTGTGAGATGAGTTTGAATGGTAGGTAGGATTGGatcgaagaagaagggggggcTAGCTAGTTGGTCCCGACATCTCAGCaatggctgggctggggggCTAATGAAGCTGTTGCATCTCGCGTGTAAGCCCTATGGCCGCTTTGCGTTTGAgacggcggtgatgatgaccaACCTAGGATGGAATCAAATGTGCTAGTTGGATACGACTGCAGATGGGAGTTTTATTGGAATTAGGTCACATTCACCGAAGATGtcaaatcaatcaaatcaagtAGAGGTAGCCAACTTTTGTGAATTACTTCAAGCGTGGCATTGGTGTTGCCATCATTCTATTTCAAAAGCtctgtttgcttgcttcggTTCCGTTTCCGTAACTTCGTCACGCTCCCATTATCAATTGATCCCCGACCCAAGGTCCACCCACCGCCCCTTTCCAGAATATGTACCACATATACAGAAATAAACAAATGATggtaaaataataaaaagcaaagTCTATCAGTGCACCGCGCTTGTAGTGTGTCCCGTAACGCCCATTAATCCCAAAATGATGATTGAACCCCCCATAAGATGTAGAGAGAGAAGGtaaaaaggggaagagaaggaatgaagatggaaagtagtagaaaagaaagaatgcCGAGAATCGAAATGTGTCGCATGGCCATGGATGATGGCTCACGATGAATCAAAGTCGCAACCAGACGACCCCTCCTCTCTTACATCCCGGTATGACTATTACACCGGCCCGGTCAAACACAGTTTGCCTCGCATTATGTCCGAATTGTTTTtgtattttcttcttttttttgctttggtTCCTGTTGGTTCATCTTATATCGGGACCAGGTCGATATCGTAGCCGTTATACAGAGTCGGGTCGTTGATGCCCATCATGACGCCGTGATTGGAATTTGAAAGAATCTGAGGCTTGATCGTCTCGTAGCCGCCCTCCATCAGGGTAGGTCCCATGCCGCTGAGGTCCTGCATCGCGCTCTGCTGGAAGAACTGCATCGCCGCCATGTCGTTGGACGTCTTCATGGCCCAGTCGGGGAACACGTTCATCGAGGGGGACTGCGAGGCGAAGAGCGAGGCGGTGGCGTCGAGGTCAGGTTGTCCAGATTGGCTAAACTCGAATTCGGTGCTGCCCGCGTAGCTCTGCGGCGACATGGTGACCGGGTGGTTGTGGCTGCCAAAGGCGGCTCGTCGGTAGTCGATCTCGATATCGGAGTGGTCCAGctccgaggaggaggcacGGTCGGTGCGTCTGTAAGGCATGGGAGACTCGCGCTCCATCTCGACGTCGCGGTCCTTGTTCTGCGCATCGGTGCTGTTGTGGTGGtcgtgcagctgctgggcgaGCTCCTTCAGGTCACGCTCGTTCTCGGGGAAGACGGAGTGGACGGGCAGGTCGATGTCGCTGTTGGGTCGGATGCAGCCCAGCTTCTGGGCAATGTTGTGGATCACGGGCTGGCCACGGTCGTTGAGCTCGGGCTCGCCAAGGTCCCACTGCTGGTTGGTCCTGACCATCTGGTAAAGCTTGTGGACGGTGGAGATGAGGGCGAACTGGGTGTTTTCGAGAACCTCTGCGTATCTGTGTGTGACATCCGTTTTAGTCAAGTTGGGGATGAGGGTATGGGATTGTGAAAGAGCTTACCCTCGAGGCAGCTGCTTGtactccatcttcttgcgaACGCCAGCCGTGCAGACAAGGCCGTCATCCTTACATCTCTTACAAGGGAATTCACCGTCGCACTATTTCCAAGTCAGTAAAAGGAACCACTTCCTAGAGCCTTGTGGTTGTGTAAGAACACCCAGAGGTGCGtacctttgtcttcttcattcgaCACCTCTCACAGGCCTTCCAGACGCGCTTATGTCTTCCATCCATGCCGTGTGTAACTTGCTCGTGGTGGTGCAGAGAAGCCGCATTGGATCCGGCACGCTTAGACGTTCGGTGGTTGGCCTTGATAGCCTTTGTACTTGAGCCACTGGCTTTTCTGGATAGTGTGGAAGGTGATGTGGAAGTGGATGATTTGTTATCCTCCGCAGGAGGAGAGGGCAGGCTATGGGCAACCATTGTGAATGTGGAATGTGAAAATGAAGCTATCCCAAAGAGACTGTTTTTACTCTTGATGGGTTGGCTATACGAGTATGGTATAGATAAGGTATATATAACCGTTCAATGTGGATGGATGGTGTATGTGATGATGTGAATTAACCCCAAGGTCCAGACAGCTTATGCTTTGCTTTGACCAGGTCCCTTTTCTTggtcaaagatgaagatgaataATATCGGAAGAGTGAATAAGAGAAGGAGGTGAGGTCCCGACCCAGCGCAACGGGACCCGAGAGATTATATAAATACCAGATAGGGTGGTGTAGCAGATGtctcgatggagatggacggTGGTGCTGAATAATGGGCACCGGTGGGGCTTACAGTGGGTTAATCTGGCCTGTGAGCTGACTGAGAAGCAAGCTGATGAGCATCATGGCCCTCGGAGGCTTTATGAACCAAGACCAAACTAACGTCGTTGTGAAAAAGCCAAACGGTAGCTTTTGATCATGGCGCACTCCTGTGGGATGGGCTTCCAAGTCTCCATGTACATGCACATGTATTTCCGGCTGCGGATCGAAACAGGGTCTCGGGGGGTGTCGTTAGGACTCGGCAACGCCATTATGTCCGAGGGCGCGAGAGTAGACGGACGGCCACTAAGCCGCAGGGGGCGAGCAGCTTCTAATCTCAATCGGGATATTTAAGTACCGCAACAGGCATAGCGACACTTTTCCCACGGGCAAGGTCCCAGGGCGTCCTTTGCGCTACCGCAAAAGGCGTGGGCTTAGTCGAAGCATATGTGCGGTTGCAGGTACATGTTACAGGCGCGCCAACGCTTGGCCGGGCGAGACTGCAGGTATCGTCGACGAAGATGACAGAATCATGGCATCAAAAGCGAGGATGGGCTGCGCGACCCGattgtttttttgtgtgCTTGTGTCTTGTTTGCCGCGGTCATTgtcggcaatggccttgcAGCACGTTTTTGACTTGTTCCTTTGGTCCTGGAAGATGACAGGTCCGGTCACGGCCAGATGACGAAAGTGAACGCTCAAGTTCAAAGCATAACGATGGATGAAATGATCGGCGTGATGGTAAATGGTTATGGTGATAGTGATGGCAGAAGCGAAATCCCAAGGTATGATGATTACACACAACTGCCGTCAACATTAACGAGCAACAGTCATCTTGGGCAAAAGCCTAAGCAAAAAATCCATGCTTCGTAATTCGTAAACGCAGCCCAGCGTCTGCGCTTGCTAGCAAGCATCCCAGAGCACTTAagcccagccagccagagccagccAGCAAGGCGCTACACGAAAAagcgctgggctgggcaaGGGTTTTTGGTTTCCCGTTATCCTCTTTTCTGGGCGCTGAGCTAGGCGATTTGCCCATTCCAAAGTCCGCGCCGACGCGGGCGGACATGAATGGGCGAAGTTCCGTCATGACGCTGGGCAAGCATCACCTCCGCGAAATGAAggatgtgtgtgtgcgtgtgtgtgcgCGAATGTACTGTACCTacgactgactgactgactaCCTGTGCTTTTCTGTGGGAGTCATCAGGGTGCCTACCTAAGAGTAGGACGCTCAGATATTACCGCTTGTAGCATGTGTAGAGTTGCAGAGGAGTGTGTGCgagtagtactcgtacggatGGAGACAGCATGCCTGATGATTGCCGCTGggtcttcttggctttggagGGGGTGGTTCATTCATTTCCCCTTTGGACCAGAGTGAATTGGTAATTTGTCAGTGCGACGTGGTGATCACAAAACACATGGCATGGCATCACGACAAGGCGCAAACGATTGTCAAACCTTCGGCTCATTGCCGAACTGGGCGTTTAGCCTTACAAGCGAGTTTCTCGCCCATTGCCAATTTCCACATCAGTGCTGCCCCGGAAGGATTACCGCGTTGGCTTAGGTGATGAGGCCCGATTGGCGTCTATATTGAATGGTAAGCGGGAGTAAActaagaggaagaagccgtCGATGGAAGAACCCGCAATCCTCGAAATAGTCGGCACCTTCCAGTCAGTTGATACGCCTTGAGTCAAAAGCCCTGCCTCTTCTACTTCATATCTCGTCATAGCTCTTGGATgcgagagagatagagagggTGCTGTAGTTACAAAGCATCATCGGAATGCTGTCGTCTGAATATACAAAACAACAGCAATTCGAAGCTtcacccctccccctccccccaccGTTCTCTCGAAACGGCAATTAATAACCATTTCCCCAATAGCATTTATTTATTCCTCAACATGTTACCTTGATGGGGGGCCCCGTTGAACAGGCTCGCGGCTCGGGCAAAGATGCCATGACAAGACAATATGCGAAGCgaagcacaaagaaaaatcGGTCTGGTGCTGATTAATTGTTCGCCAAAGGGAGCAATTGCCTTTACGGCGATCGCTTCGATGCCCCAGTAAAAGCTCTTTCGTTTCCATTCTACAGCAGTGCGGGTAGCATTGAAATCTGCAAGCTCTGATTGGAGGCGCCGTGTCTAAGCCCTATCAGAGGCGGCACCTTTTTGCGTCAATCCCACCTGGCATTCTTTTTTGCCCGACACAGTAAAAGGTCCCCATCGCCGGcagtttttttttgcttgtaTGTTGCTATATTTGCCCTTTCTCCCACTCTTGGCCGGGAAATggaagctgccaaggcctGCACGGAACACGCCAAGCGAGTGGGAATTGCCCGCAGATCAACAGGTGAGGAGAAGGGATTTGAATTTGTGGACAAGAAATTGCGAGATACGCTGGCGATACGACGGCGGGTTAGATCGAGTATGTACAGTACACACTCTAAATAGAGGTCGTATCaatactacatgtacagtaaAGGATCGTGTAATATGGACCACCCCTGATTTGGCGAGCGCGCGCTACAGTCGCCTGGCGTGCTCCCGATGGATCAGAATGTCAATTTTTGTGCCGCGCGCGAATGAACGAATATACAGTTCAAGTTTATCGCTAGTACCTGGGCAAATGGGCGAAACAGCTGCCATCGATGACAGCGAATTCgatgccagcagccaggccaCAGCAACGCCAGCACTGATTAGTTAGCGCCTCGTGCCCCATCCGCCTCTCACTGGACTGGGCAGATGTGATGCGTCGAAATCCAAATTTCTGATCCAAAATCCTTTAGCATGCAGTGCCCGCTTCCTTCGTCTCGACAATGAGAATAAGCTGATGTCAAAATCCCCCAAGAGACTTTCTGTGCCCAGCTACCTCTAGCCACccccgcctctctctcctcttttcgAGCTTTCTCTTGTTTTCGCCCGGCCGCCCAGCGGGGCtcccagaagcagcaaaaccaAACTGACGGCTCGCAGAGACCCTCTTTTTCCCTGgttgcttttttttgctttcggCCGTCGGTGGCGCTGGAGTCGCCCGAGCGGTGGGAGCAAGTCGCAGGGACCGGCCGCGAGACTTGGGGCGGCGCTGGGGGGCAGCGTTTCAGCCCGGGTATCGCAGAGGTAGCCGCTACGGCATCGGGCTGGCAGAGTGACCACCCGCGCTAACAGGTTTGATGGTATGGATACCTGATTGACCTTTTGACTCGTACCACGGCTCACTTCGCGGACCTGAACTCAACTTCTCACTCGCTCAACTCAGCTCAACTCACTTCTTACTGTCATGATCCAAGATAAGTCTAATCGTAACACGAACCAGCCATTGAATTCAACTCGTCGCCGGCTGGAGCAAGAGGGCTGCGCTCGTGACGTAAATGTCGACAATGGACTCGTCGCTGACGCCGAAGGTTACCAAGAATTTTAGTTTTGCTTGACTCAAACTTGAGCAAAAAGCTTCAATAGGGTCGCTCTCTTTGTCTGCGGAGCCCCTGCATCCATAGCTTCTAGGCATTCGTCGTCTAGCGGCTGGAGAATCCATCCGCAAACAACAGGTCGAAAAACGCTTCTGCATGTCGGCAGATGCATCGCGCACAACAGGCGTATTTTCTTGAGGCTCTCGTCGCTAGCTACTGGTAGCGCGGGCTAGTTGCGTTGTGGTTGTTAATTCCGATTCCCGTGGCGCCATCAGGTGAATCACGCCTCCTCGATCCCTTTCTGCATAAGCCTCTTCATATTGTGTGTGTctgagtgtgtgtgtggcaTAAAACAGGATAAACCCGGTGAAGCTTGGTGGTGGGCATGCAAGGCACTTTGCTGGCCACACTGTTGGCACAGATAACAGCTCGCACTCGCTACCATTCCCGACGCCAGCCAGTCCACGGACGGACGAGAGAAGGTCCAATATCCGGGCCCTGGGTGCCTAGATTTGCTAGTTTTTGGTTGACAGGCAAATCCCTTGCTGATTGTTTAAACTTGGGGGCGTGTGTCCAATTGACGGAGCACGGAGCGTAGGAGTGTCTCCTCTGATCCTTCGGCCTTGATGCAGCTCGATAGCAATTCCGTCTCCTTGCGACGTCAAATAAGAGCACAGACACATCCGGAATCACAGCAGTGAACAGGATCAATCACACACTGCTGGCATGCCCGTCCTACAATGAAACAAGGCGCAAAGACCCAAAGAACTGCCAAAGGAAGCAATCTTTCCgcgcccttttcttcccaaTTCCGCTGGAGCATCTGGCAGCACCACCTTAGTTACTGTGCCGTGGAACTTGGCCCGGAACCCCATTATAGCCGAGTCCGATCGGATATCTTGCAGCCGGCAATTCTTCCCCCTTCCCACCCTCCAAGAACCAAAAGCCTCAAATCAACTCTTTCGTTTCGTTGAAGCGTGCGGACCGCTTTTACCGCCCACCTTTCCTGTATGAGCGGTCCTTGTCCGTTCGTAGGGCTCACGGAAAGAAGCCGGCTGAAAGACGAGGTGACGCTATGCCCTGCCCTTACTTTTGGACCTTGAATTGTGTCGACCTGGGTAGGATTACATACTGCACTGTTGCTACCGTTGTCCTGGTGACTCATTTCGGCCTCCGCTTACCAAACTTGACGTTCCCAGAACGGACGGCGATTCATTTTACGATTTTATTTAATTgcattttattttattttttcgTTTTGCCCAGGATATACCGGTAATCAGAATTAGTATGGATTTCATCGATTAAACACAAGCGCAGTAATAGAACTACACCGTGCTTATCTACCGAGCTGCCAACCGTCAAAAGTAAACACTTATGGACTCTCTGATGTCATTGATAGATACATTACCTCGGGTTCGCTCTCGAACAAAATAGAGCGAAGCTTTCTAACACACTTCACGTCGTGAGAGAGAGTTTTCGCAGGGCACGtgtccagctccagccctAACAACCTTTCACCCACTTTGCGCTGCCAATACGACATGACAAAGTTGGTGTTTTGGCATGCAAAATGAGGGGGGCCTGGCCTGCAAGTTGGAGAATGAAGCATAAACTTCAAACTCTCATACCCACAGCGGCAGCGTTGCGTTGTGGCAAAAGCTGTATGTATGGAGGCTTTTCCAGCCACAGCCAATTTTAAGATTTGCTGGATTCCAGAACCCTGTTTTCGGTGTCGCTGCTTACAGGCACGGGAGAAAACATGTTCGGCACATGTCTGCGCCAAAAGGTCGATCGTCCTCTCTTTCGTTGATTGAACCttggtggtgtgtgtgtgtctcATCTCAGCTCATACACtatcatggccatggcgcctGTCCGCAACTCAAAAAAAACACCTAAAGAATGCGGGGATGCTGATGAGACTCTTTCGAGCTGGAACTTGCGATGGCGCAGGCCAAGGTTCTGATTCGTGCTGACATTTTCACCAATTAGGTGAGCCCTGGACGGGCGTTGCATTCATTCAAATTCTCATCACACTGCAGCGGGAATACGTGCGCAAACGCTGGGTGGAAGTCCGCAAATGTGCGCACCTTTGCGGCCAATGGGAGCCCGTACaccctccctttttttgaGCACTTTCCAATAATGTGCAATGGTCGTTAATGTAATACATTTGGTGTAGTAATAATCGTAAATCTCCTAGGAGGCGGGAATAGCAAAAGGCGCGGAATTGTCCAgactctctctcctctccctggGGCTCGGGCGCCTTAACGGGAAATGGATGAATTGGGGCCTTTCTCCAGAGTCATCTGGCCTTGTGCAGACGACCATCTATTTGCTGGCAATGTCTCCGGTAGCCTATGGCCCTTCGTTAGCCTATGAATGCCGTCATGCAGCTCCCGTCGTTGCGAGAACCCCTGATTCTTTGGATAAATTGGCTGGGCACAAGtccaagtacgagtagctTATCGGGTTGGATAGCCGGGGCCGAGAGACTGAAAAAGCCCCCTTCGAAGCCCCGATACGCCGTCTCGTGGCCTTGACATTTCCCGGGCGTCCTTTTGTGTAAATTGCACGTTTCGGCAGCGAAAATGGGCCGCTTACCTCACCCTCACTCACCCCCTCGGCATTGCGAAAATTACACAAGTTTCTCGGACTGCGGAATTTCGAACTAATGAATAAAATCCCACGGAGCTTTACGTATTACTTTTTTGTGCACTTGTAGGACGAGGTATAATAATAACCATGTAAGCAAATATTAGAGGTTCGTGCTCTCCCAAGTACTGTTACTTGCTACTGGGTCCCTTGAGACCTTGATCGCACACGCCCCCCTCCAGGCACTTCGATTCCGGGAATGAGAATTATTATCGCGATTAACCAGGCGGGTCCCCATCGCTCTTACTGCAATGGAATCCGACGAAATGGATTCAGGAGCGTTTTCTAGCCTGCAGCGTGATGATTCGCGTTGCACAGAATGGAGACTCTGGAAACTTGCCaactttcttttttcttattcccttgattcttttttctttttttttccgggTCTTGTGCCCCCTTCTCCATCGACCCAATTGCGTATCAAGTGATTCGTCGAAATGGTGCTCGCCAAAGTTCTtccatgtttcttttcttcttctcttgcagACTAAACGATTCAGTAAATGATGGACCCGCGGAATATGCCGCAAGCCGAGCCAAGGCTAATGCTAATCAatcctcaaggctgctgtAATGCTGAATAAAGACGTCCTGAGTGCTGCGTcccgaggctgagatgatGTTTATTAAACCAGAATCCCCACAGAAAACGTGTTTATGTGAACCTCCCAAGGGTGATTACCAATCGTTGATTCACGCTCTTTGGGCTCTCTAGCACACAAACTGCTTGCAGCCTAGCACCTGTGGAATCACTCCAAATCGCATCGCGTCGGCACTAGGAAACCTGCCCCTTCGACGAGTCCCATGATCCTGATCCTTGCCGGGTGGGTTCTCCGATTTCCACggtccatgtccatggaTGGGGGGCAGCCCTGCAGGAGGCGAAAAGAACGCAACCCTCATTCAGAAAAACAGAGTTTCCATCCGTCCTTCTAGAAGCATTCCCCACAGCGGACGCTTGTCGGGACCAGCTCGGCCCAAGCTAGACATTTCTTCGTAGGTTTTGAGTTGAAAAAAGAATGGAGTACCGAAGGGGAGCACTTGAAATTTCCTTGTATGGAAAGAAGTTGTTACAAAACTGCTTCCGGTCCGCTTGAGCCGCTTTTGCCGCTCCGACTTCCACCACCAGAACGGCATGATATCATTGCCAGGCGAGAACAAACCTTGGGATTCGTCTAAAATCTGAAAAGGGCACTTTTCGTCGAAGGCGTGTGAGATGTTGATTGATTAATTTCCAAGCGGTTGCATCATGGGTTGGCGAAGcgagacgagagagaaaaaaaagcggGCATTGCTTGCTTTACGATGCGCGAAATTCTGCGCTGTGACTTTGTAGTAATAAAAAACCCCGAGCTGTAATGCCGAGTTGCAGGTAGCATTGAGCAGCGCATTGAGACGAGGGGAGTTATGCTTGTCAATGTAGCTTTTCTCATTTACGCGTGGAAACGGAGTCGCTGTTTCGTCGATTTTTTTGTCGTGTGCCGGCGCCGAGGACTTACAAGTTCCGCGGGGTGTCGACAAAACAATGGAAACGATAACCGCGAGGCTAGCGTGCGATATTTACAAGGTGTATACGGATTATACAGTGAGCTTcaagggggaggggagtaGGGGAGTAGGGGGGGTGTCTCTGGATgcagaaggagattgatggtTAATGAATTTAACGATAAAATCGAAAAATGATACATCTTCAAACTAACACGTACAAAATAACTaatagaaaagaaagaaaaaagaactcAATCTAGTTTGCATTGAAGCTAAATAGGGGGTCCCTGTTTTTCTCGCTCTTTTCACATAGCCTCGCCGCGGGGGAAACGGGAGATCGGTCGCCGACCCTGCGGCTGGAGACCACAAGACCCTTACCGAGGAGAATTGCCAAACTGGTGTTGGTATTGTATTTATGGAGACCTTCTTTCCTGCGTTGTTTGTGCGGACGAATTGGCACTCCAGACGGAGCTGAGCCcgcaaaaagagaagagagctcacagtacgagtacagaaTCAAGGAGTCAGGAAGCTCCGGTGCTAGGCCTAAAGAGAGCAACGCAGGCCTTGTCCGGGCTACGTCACCGAGCCCGAGTCGGACCTCGCGTTATTAATCCCATGGTCATGCTTTGCCTTACATTACATCTTGACTTGTTGCAAGCTGGAACTTTGATGATTCTCATGACCTCTGGGGAAGTTCTAGATGACGAGGCTAGGGAATCTTCCGGGTTTGCAAGTTTGGCATGTTTGGGAGAGGTGGGCTGCATCACGATTCGTCCAAATGGTTTCGGGGATTGAGATGGGATGTGAGATGAGTGCTTGTAAATCCGATTCCCATGATGCGATTCGCCTGGGGGTCGATTTACCCCGAgttttctcgtcttctgaTTTTACAAagcaaggaggacaaggtaTCTCTCTACGGAAGGGTTGAGCCGGTGCATGTAAATGCAGACAAGGCTGGGTCACGACCTGGTTGTTCTCGGGGGTTCTAGCCTCTTTCCAGCCCGCcacgaagaagacaaaactccatactcgtacggctTTGGTGATGTTATTCGGTGTTATATCCGCTCACTAGGGACATAATGTTTGGTTTCATTTGGGACGAAATAAACCAATTGAGCGTTCCCAGCTGtcacttttttctttttttttccttttttcttttgccctgCCATTGAATGCACACCCCCTCCCACCCCCCCTTTGTGTCCAGGCCCCCTTCATCATGATTGATCGTCGATCGTGGCTCTCTCGTCCTTGGGTACCCCCCCTGGTCCCGTTCCCCCTTCTGCCCGTTCTCCGGCACGGCTTCAAGAAGCGCTCCGTTGGGCGGTGTTCGACACTTACACACAGGACGCGAAGGGTGTGGCTTACTCACAGGTACATGGCACGAGCGCATGGAAAAGCGGGAGCGCAAGGTCGTTCGAGGTGGCGCGACATTTCATGGCTTATTTACTCCACCATCCCGACAGGCCCCCGATTTGTTCTTCTCTGGCCTTGTGCTTGTTTGGATTCGTGCTCCACCGTGCCGAGGAGACGTGCTGACTGGTCAATTGGCCCTCGGGGAGTCGGAGTCTCCGCGGAAACGATGGCTTTGCAAGCTGGACCCTCGCGTGACTTTTCTGTGTGGCCCATTCTCGTTATGCTCATATCCTCCCATTGATGTCTTGTGCCTCCTTAGGAGTTGAGCTTGTGGTGCTTAGAGTCATATCCCGCGGCTTTTGGCCTttgggggagaaggggaTCTCGCTTCAGGAGAGCAATCGTTCGGTTGGCCTTGTTTTTTGCGCTCTTTTCTGGGTGAACCTCCCAACTCCTGCATGAAAGAAATAGATAGTCTGAACTCCTAACTCCGATTTCCCCTCGTAGCTGTGCCGTGCTCGTACGTGTGCCCGTGCTCGTACGAGTGAGTATGCCGCTCCGGCACCGATAGCCATCTATctgcatactcgtactctcCCCTTCTCCtggcttgcttttgcttgtgcCCGGTTCGAGTACACACGCTGTGCCGTCTTCCATAGTCCCTCGCTGAATCTTGCCGAGTTTGACGACCGGCGTCCTTCAGCCGACAGCCTTGCCGCCCGTCCTTTTGACAAATCCGGGGTGGGTCTGATGCAACTTCACTCCTGGCCCGTTTCTCAAGTGCCGATGTCATTCTTAGTCTAGGGGCTTGCGACTAAAGTTAGGTCTTGTAATTTCTGACTGTGTTTTTTGTCCAATCTCGAGCCATGACGACATTGCCGGCGCCGTTCCGTCTAGGTCAATgcaaaagaagctgcaggaatggaaagaaaagaagacgaaataTCTCCGTATCTAACGCACATCCCCCATCTCAAAGACTACTCTTAACCGATGCGCATCTCCGAGACCGGGGCCCTCATTGCCGGCCGGAGGTTCGCCGTCTTTTCTCGGTATCCACATGGGGTTCACACCTCTGAACGCCCAGGGCTTtgggaattttttttatgtaGATGCGGTTTGACGTACATGTAACCTCATGCAGGCTCCGTATATCGATGAATTCTTTggtgtctttttttgcgcCCGGAGATTGGAATCGGGTATGCATGAGCCTCGGTTGGCGCCATGGCTTGTGTTCGAGACCCTGAACTAAAACATTCGATGTATACATCATCCTGTTCCACATGCTTGCTGGGCGTGTGCATGGGAATCGGAATCCAGAAGCCATGGCTTGGAATCTTTGGTCCACTATATCGATGATTTTATTCATTTATCTATCTATTTATCGATTAAAAATGT contains these protein-coding regions:
- a CDS encoding fungal zn(2)-Cys(6) binuclear cluster domain-containing protein, producing MVAHSLPSPPAEDNKSSTSTSPSTLSRKASGSSTKAIKANHRTSKRAGSNAASLHHHEQVTHGMDGRHKRVWKACERCRMKKTKCDGEFPCKRCKDDGLVCTAGVRKKMEYKQLPRGYAEVLENTQFALISTVHKLYQMVRTNQQWDLGEPELNDRGQPVIHNIAQKLGCIRPNSDIDLPVHSVFPENERDLKELAQQLHDHHNSTDAQNKDRDVEMERESPMPYRRTDRASSSELDHSDIEIDYRRAAFGSHNHPVTMSPQSYAGSTEFEFSQSGQPDLDATASLFASQSPSMNVFPDWAMKTSNDMAAMQFFQQSAMQDLSGMGPTLMEGGYETIKPQILSNSNHGVMMGINDPTLYNGYDIDLVPI